The following proteins are encoded in a genomic region of Stutzerimonas balearica DSM 6083:
- the rsxA gene encoding electron transport complex subunit RsxA: protein MTELALIMVSAILVNNFVLVQFLGLCPFMGVSKKIETAIGLSLATTFVLTLAAMCSYLVQRYVLQPLDLEFLRTISFILVIAVVVQFTEMVVNKTSPLLYRVLGIFLPLITTNCIVLGVALLNANKSEFTFITATANGFAAGLGFSLVLVLFAAMRERIAIADVPRSFQGPAIGMITAGLMSLAFMGFTGLIKL, encoded by the coding sequence ATGACCGAACTCGCCCTGATCATGGTTAGCGCCATTCTCGTCAATAATTTCGTGCTGGTGCAGTTTCTCGGACTATGCCCGTTCATGGGCGTGTCCAAGAAGATCGAGACAGCCATTGGTCTGTCTCTGGCAACAACCTTCGTGCTGACGCTGGCCGCGATGTGCAGTTATCTCGTCCAGCGCTATGTACTGCAGCCGCTGGACCTGGAGTTCTTGCGCACCATCAGCTTCATCCTGGTGATCGCCGTGGTCGTTCAGTTCACCGAGATGGTGGTGAACAAGACCAGCCCGCTGCTGTACCGGGTACTTGGCATCTTTCTGCCGCTGATCACTACCAACTGCATCGTCCTTGGTGTCGCCCTGCTCAATGCCAACAAGAGCGAGTTCACCTTCATCACCGCCACGGCGAACGGCTTCGCCGCCGGTCTGGGCTTTTCTCTGGTCCTGGTGCTGTTCGCCGCCATGCGCGAGCGGATTGCCATTGCCGATGTACCGCGCTCCTTTCAGGGCCCGGCCATCGGCATGATCACGGCGGGCCTCATGTCGCTCGCGTTCATGGGCTTTACCGGGCTGATCAAGCTATGA
- a CDS encoding enoyl-CoA hydratase, protein MRTALEPYQSGFFDVTHKLTVEKHGHTALITINHPPANSWDRESLIGLKQVVEHLDRDDEIYALVITGQGERFFSAGADLQQFAEGDPIRAQEMVRRFGEAFEALRDFRGVSIAAINGFALGGGLECALACDLRIAEEQAELGLPDAAFGLSPCGGGTQALAWLVGEGWAKRMILCGERIRADTALRIGLVEQVCPSGESRGHALMLAARAAQQSPVAIRAIKPLIDGARKRLPESFRAAERETFLRLFDAADTREGIQAFLEKREPRWRNR, encoded by the coding sequence ATGCGTACAGCCCTTGAACCCTATCAATCCGGTTTTTTCGACGTTACCCACAAGCTGACCGTCGAAAAGCACGGTCACACAGCCCTCATCACCATCAATCACCCGCCGGCCAATAGCTGGGACCGGGAGTCGCTGATCGGCCTCAAGCAGGTGGTCGAGCATCTCGACCGGGACGACGAGATCTACGCACTGGTGATCACCGGCCAGGGCGAGCGCTTTTTCAGTGCAGGTGCGGATCTGCAGCAGTTCGCCGAGGGCGATCCAATCCGTGCACAGGAGATGGTGCGGCGGTTCGGCGAAGCCTTCGAGGCGCTACGCGACTTCCGTGGGGTTTCCATTGCGGCGATCAACGGCTTCGCTTTGGGGGGCGGGCTGGAATGCGCCCTTGCCTGTGACCTGCGCATCGCTGAAGAGCAGGCCGAATTGGGCCTGCCCGACGCAGCCTTCGGCCTGTCCCCCTGCGGCGGTGGCACGCAGGCGCTGGCCTGGTTGGTCGGCGAAGGCTGGGCCAAGCGCATGATTCTCTGTGGCGAGCGCATACGCGCCGACACAGCCCTGCGCATCGGCCTGGTCGAGCAGGTCTGCCCGAGTGGCGAGTCGCGCGGACACGCCTTGATGCTTGCCGCGCGCGCAGCGCAGCAGAGCCCAGTGGCGATTCGCGCGATAAAGCCGCTGATCGACGGCGCGCGCAAGCGCCTGCCGGAATCCTTTCGGGCAGCCGAGCGGGAAACCTTCCTTCGATTGTTCGACGCCGCAGACACGCGGGAAGGCATCCAGGCCTTTCTGGAAAAGCGTGAACCGCGCTGGCGCAATCGCTAG
- the rsxC gene encoding electron transport complex subunit RsxC, which produces MSALKVWDIPGGIHPPEHKTLSNGTPIQQPPLPRRLIVPLAQHLGAPAEPCVAVGERVLKGQKIAEATSAVSAPVHAPTSGVVSFIGPQPYPHTSGLPSAAIVIDSDGQDEWIACEAISDYRALEPTELLARIRQAGITGLGGAGFPTAVKLAARPAQQIRTLIINGTECEPYITADDLLMRERASALVSGIDILVHLIAPAEVMIGIEDNKPEAIAAVRQALGERPYVLKVFATKYPSGGERQLIQILTGEEVPSGGLPADIGMLCQNVGTCVAVHDAVLLGRPLISRITTLTGEALSQPMNVEALIGTPVGELLEFAGLHRDRLSRLIMGGPMMGFTLPSLDVPLIKTTNCLLAVTAAELPAPPPALPCIRCGECAEVCPARLLPQQLHFFALGQEHEQLKAHNLFDCIECGACAYVCPSSIPLVQYYRAAKADIRDLEQKQQKAEHSRQRFELRQERLRKAEEQKEAERKARAEKAARAKAAQADTPTAAAVAQAQAQKPGLSDEQKRLKIEASMAQVALRKAEKQLAAHATAELEAQVVQLREAAAAAQQALDAALPTQPAVNDDTAAKKAKIEAAMLKAQIRKLEKLDAPDADQQAELARLREQLEQAERAVASAAPAPAATPAVQDDALKKAKIEAAMLKAQIRKLEKLDALDADQQAELARLHERHESAQAAVTALENGLATSPAKAEADPTLKQAKIELAVRRAALKKAEKAGREASELAALRAELEQAEQALHAAEQACGKPAPVLVRTGNPAVDETTRALKTELAFARADLRKLEREASPDAAALLAARQRLAEAERKLTEQVT; this is translated from the coding sequence ATGAGCGCATTGAAGGTGTGGGACATTCCCGGCGGCATTCATCCGCCGGAGCACAAGACACTTTCCAACGGTACGCCGATCCAGCAGCCGCCGCTGCCGAGGCGGCTGATCGTACCGCTCGCACAGCACCTGGGCGCACCTGCCGAACCTTGCGTCGCGGTGGGCGAGCGCGTGCTCAAGGGACAGAAGATCGCCGAGGCGACCAGTGCGGTCAGCGCGCCAGTCCATGCGCCGACCTCGGGGGTGGTGAGCTTCATTGGCCCGCAGCCCTACCCGCACACATCCGGCCTGCCGAGCGCCGCCATCGTCATCGACAGCGACGGCCAGGACGAGTGGATCGCATGCGAGGCCATTTCCGATTACCGTGCCCTGGAGCCGACCGAACTGCTCGCGCGGATTCGCCAGGCCGGCATTACCGGCCTTGGTGGGGCCGGCTTTCCCACCGCAGTGAAGCTGGCCGCGAGACCCGCCCAGCAGATCCGCACGCTGATCATCAATGGCACCGAGTGCGAGCCCTACATCACCGCCGATGACCTGCTGATGCGCGAGCGCGCCAGCGCCCTGGTCAGCGGCATCGACATCCTCGTCCACTTGATCGCCCCGGCTGAGGTCATGATCGGTATCGAGGACAACAAGCCGGAGGCCATTGCCGCGGTCCGTCAGGCACTCGGCGAACGTCCTTACGTCCTGAAGGTGTTTGCGACGAAGTATCCGTCTGGCGGCGAGCGGCAGCTGATTCAGATCCTCACCGGCGAAGAGGTTCCCAGCGGCGGCCTGCCTGCCGACATCGGCATGCTTTGCCAGAATGTCGGTACCTGTGTCGCCGTGCACGACGCGGTACTGCTCGGCCGGCCGTTGATCTCGCGCATCACGACGCTGACCGGCGAAGCACTGAGCCAGCCGATGAACGTCGAAGCACTGATCGGCACGCCCGTCGGCGAGCTGCTCGAATTCGCCGGCCTGCACCGCGATCGACTGTCCCGCCTGATCATGGGCGGCCCGATGATGGGCTTCACGCTGCCCTCGCTCGACGTCCCGCTGATCAAGACCACCAATTGTCTGCTCGCCGTTACCGCAGCCGAACTACCCGCCCCCCCACCGGCACTGCCCTGCATCCGCTGTGGCGAATGCGCTGAGGTTTGTCCCGCGCGGCTGCTGCCGCAACAGCTGCATTTCTTTGCCCTCGGCCAGGAACACGAACAGCTCAAGGCGCACAACCTGTTCGACTGCATCGAGTGCGGCGCCTGCGCCTATGTCTGCCCCTCAAGCATCCCGCTGGTGCAGTACTACCGGGCCGCGAAGGCGGACATCCGCGATCTCGAGCAGAAGCAGCAAAAGGCCGAACATTCACGACAGCGCTTCGAGCTCCGCCAGGAACGCCTGCGCAAGGCCGAGGAGCAGAAAGAAGCCGAGCGCAAAGCACGTGCAGAGAAAGCCGCACGCGCCAAGGCCGCACAGGCAGATACACCGACCGCCGCCGCAGTGGCACAGGCCCAGGCGCAAAAACCGGGCCTGAGCGACGAGCAGAAGCGGCTGAAGATCGAGGCGAGCATGGCTCAGGTCGCGCTGCGCAAAGCCGAGAAACAACTGGCCGCACATGCGACCGCCGAGCTCGAGGCCCAGGTAGTGCAGTTGCGCGAGGCTGCCGCCGCAGCCCAGCAAGCGCTGGATGCGGCGCTGCCGACCCAGCCTGCCGTGAACGACGATACCGCCGCCAAGAAGGCCAAGATCGAAGCGGCCATGCTCAAGGCGCAGATCCGCAAGCTAGAGAAACTGGACGCCCCGGATGCCGACCAGCAGGCCGAGCTGGCCCGTCTGCGCGAGCAGCTCGAACAGGCTGAGCGGGCCGTGGCAAGCGCCGCCCCTGCGCCAGCCGCGACACCCGCCGTGCAGGACGACGCCTTGAAGAAGGCCAAGATCGAAGCAGCCATGCTCAAGGCACAGATCCGCAAGCTCGAGAAACTGGACGCCTTGGATGCCGACCAGCAGGCCGAACTGGCCCGTCTGCATGAACGGCACGAGTCGGCCCAAGCGGCCGTTACGGCACTGGAAAACGGCTTGGCGACCTCGCCTGCCAAAGCGGAGGCCGATCCAACCCTGAAGCAGGCGAAGATCGAGCTGGCAGTGAGGCGTGCCGCGTTAAAGAAAGCCGAAAAAGCAGGCCGCGAAGCGTCCGAACTGGCAGCGCTGCGAGCTGAGCTGGAGCAAGCCGAACAGGCTCTGCATGCCGCTGAACAGGCCTGCGGCAAGCCGGCGCCGGTACTGGTTCGCACGGGCAATCCAGCGGTCGATGAAACCACCCGGGCACTGAAGACCGAACTGGCCTTTGCCCGTGCCGACCTGCGCAAGCTGGAACGTGAGGCGAGCCCCGATGCTGCTGCGCTGCTAGCCGCACGCCAGCGCCTGGCCGAAGCCGAGCGAAAACTCACGGAGCAGGTGACCTAG
- the rsxB gene encoding electron transport complex subunit RsxB, producing the protein MSMVLVAVLALLALCLVCGAILGFAAVRFRVEGDPIAEQVNALLPQTQCGQCGYPGCKPYAEAIAAGDKINKCPPGGEATIQALADLLDVEPEPLDAEGGEKPQMVAYIREAECIGCTKCIQACPVDAIVGAARQMHTVIVSECTGCDLCVEPCPVDCIDMIEVGRDLRSWKWDLPTPPGRLIATDREQAA; encoded by the coding sequence ATGAGCATGGTGTTGGTCGCCGTTCTGGCGCTTCTCGCGCTGTGTCTGGTATGCGGCGCCATCCTGGGATTCGCCGCCGTACGCTTTCGCGTCGAGGGCGACCCTATCGCCGAGCAGGTCAATGCCCTGCTGCCGCAGACCCAGTGTGGCCAATGCGGCTATCCGGGCTGCAAACCCTACGCCGAAGCGATCGCCGCCGGTGACAAGATCAACAAATGTCCGCCGGGCGGCGAAGCGACCATCCAGGCGCTGGCCGACCTGCTCGACGTCGAGCCCGAGCCGCTGGACGCCGAGGGCGGCGAGAAGCCGCAAATGGTCGCCTATATCCGCGAAGCGGAGTGCATCGGCTGTACCAAGTGCATCCAGGCCTGCCCGGTCGACGCCATCGTCGGAGCCGCACGCCAGATGCACACCGTCATCGTCTCCGAGTGCACCGGTTGCGACCTTTGCGTGGAGCCCTGCCCGGTCGACTGTATCGACATGATCGAGGTCGGTCGCGACCTGCGCAGCTGGAAGTGGGACTTGCCGACGCCTCCGGGCCGGCTGATTGCCACCGACCGGGAGCAAGCCGCATGA